The Candidatus Vesicomyosocius sp. SY067_SCS001 genome includes a window with the following:
- a CDS encoding thiamine phosphate synthase — MKTFINSIALPNKYWITPSNNHQSNKWMKNFNQKLTQNIKLIQLRSKTKINNNFIQQLHNKCKQHNVKLLLNIVNKTFNEAYCDGWNLTTDEMLKFNKRPCANNKLLGISTHNLTEALKAQKIGADFIIISPVQATRTHPELLPLGWDSAKEIVNTLNIPVYFLGGMKLQDLKKTHQLGAQGIAGVSTF, encoded by the coding sequence ATGAAAACATTTATCAATTCCATTGCTCTGCCAAATAAATATTGGATCACCCCATCAAACAACCATCAAAGTAATAAATGGATGAAAAACTTTAACCAAAAACTAACACAAAATATAAAACTCATCCAACTTAGAAGTAAAACCAAAATTAATAATAACTTTATACAACAACTTCACAATAAATGTAAACAACATAACGTCAAATTACTGCTTAATATCGTCAATAAAACTTTTAATGAGGCTTATTGCGATGGCTGGAATCTAACTACCGATGAGATGCTAAAATTTAACAAAAGACCTTGCGCTAATAATAAACTCTTAGGTATATCTACACACAACCTAACTGAAGCATTAAAAGCTCAAAAAATAGGCGCTGATTTTATTATTATCTCCCCCGTACAAGCTACAAGAACCCATCCTGAACTTCTGCCATTAGGCTGGGATAGTGCTAAAGAAATCGTGAATACACTCAACATTCCTGTCTACTTTTTAGGAGGTATGAAACTCCAAGATCTAAAAAAAACCCACCAACTTGGTGCACAAGGTATTGCAGGCGTCAGTACCTTTTAG